The following proteins are encoded in a genomic region of Periophthalmus magnuspinnatus isolate fPerMag1 chromosome 21, fPerMag1.2.pri, whole genome shotgun sequence:
- the xirp2b gene encoding xin actin-binding repeat-containing protein 2 isoform X3: MSNSEVTVSSSRQVLPGSQLNHNHENMVSYSGSTLASSYENHENETDEEFPRYTTKELRDHFEKTIEEAAPHKPVKITRDINRSKWASNMTQNNTLSSGVFETTTAALEDTGAAMMDYDDFPPPPAEDSDYLPPPPPDLLQMPPENHDMTVCHYGPEPEEPVQPSKCPISREAYFKQRSKSELKRLYKHIHPEVRKNIEKERFTDISESETVQVQNQEFSHEEDGEEINQEEEGEWEEILPGDVQSMRWMFENKPLDTIRDESPDEDEDNRKISQQEVILGKDVRRTAWMFEKKPMDKSEYKNKVNKLDKGDVRAAAWLFETETMDSLNKRRKEEDLTKEIVFTEEDGDSTIYMIDNKYMQTLGHTETIDESHLLILRSVLEEINGDMKTITSTFDTQFKCVIMGQASEILEIKSVRKIETEMENSIASRWLFDTQPLDLTNTECSTFKLVCSLSMEDSNKGDWGRWLFEIKTLSSLTDRESSKLEKKEIIGADVRKHCMVFETQPMDTLKDDANAKPQTIEDIIGGNVKSARNFFESSPQVARKNCAEVGKLKKRILNEEEKGDVRHQKWRFESQPLEHIGEVRKEVTRTVNVENDLTQEDGTSYRADVRKNCWVFETQPMDRLKDDSNSRPLTKEEIIAGNVKSARHYFETGPTEEIKELAEVGKLKKSVPLEEEKGDVRHQKWRFESQPLEQIREEKKEVVRTIDMEEIDKVDVSNYKNIFESTEINQRIDESQRILIEGVKSGSVKSNKTLFESTPLYAMQDSSGHFHEVKTVRREEVVKGDVTTCKWMFETRPIDQFDESISTYQIIKGISKQEIESGDVKTAKWLFETQPLDAIKYFSNIEDEETVVSIEKNDVMKGDVKTCKWLFETKPMDILYERADQKSECETVPRGDVKTCTWLFETQALDTIHDETETFMKTRTVDQEEITGKDVRTACFLFETENLENLTGEEANSFKRITEIDIASGDVSRMKYIFENQTSDIMTSTSDEARQKLKRVQTEDIQKGNVVNCRWLFENQSIDMIHDNEEEHISNRTVYDIQGGNVNQGRFIFETCSLDKIHEVSDSETEEIKKRKIVCDEEEKGDVRNYTMMFETQPLYAIKDKEGHYHEVTTVTSEEVKSGDVVGTRWLFETKPLDAIKDTDEVYIIKSVTQQDVQKGDVTSAKWKFETQPLDRISEERKALLRTVDDIQGGNVRMNKHRFESDNSSETSVKTVNVSEIQKGDVRTAKWRFETQSIDKIKSMSAENLIETVKMEDIAKGDVKQSVWLFEKNPLDHIKEVDETTETTIIHEEIPKADVRTTTWLFETTPFDDFNESKVEKTEIMGKSIKGTLAELYSQKMVRSKGILIEADEIGDVRMAKYQLMNQQAPEIQREDIIRGDLQTIMMNLLNQQQKSERQVVIDSQEMGNISSTVQQLFSQEKQTSVEKEEILRGDIQEAINNLFQKGGSAKHGILIQEDEKGDVQMTLYSLLNKQDSASVEKEDIVRGDIRSALQRLSNPDGLDESVKIKVDDIEKGNVNFYSTCIESGALDYLKQLHSGPDETSSDKAEKEQIIGGDIKGTKRILNQSHVNIERTVEDVIPGDVHNTVKVFMSEPSFSLEKLQKEEIVKGDLRAALNSLSESAHQTIVVEKEEVVKGNIPKTLRCLERAQRRQKEVEKPDIVPGNIRGALRSLERSTTSKVEPVVDDLVAGDVKATLKSLERAKQAVKEFEKEEIVRGDIHLAMQNLQDASSEKRICQQEIDVQGDVRGTIQLFMEAPSSPRMQRRASIEEEIKGDVKMSIKSLYESQEEQNQMEKEEVLKGDVKGTIKSLMENAQRETPKVQYRRVRVKQSPPVKNLSTDAQRNVQKIKTANTSQTTKSVSVEHKTIQQNHGIKTVKTEFRNLNSSSKGMIKLDKTRVKTDVYILQSKTPEPDLPLPPPPPPMVEADLLPPPPSPAVESDIDHLPPPPPLLPSEQDFLPPPPSQQELESMPAPPSPGKAKKMSVKKVKGPIVHPVPKLEPKVEVSKTQQVAVTSGKTVETSQSSTTKTIHAEIPPLSESPQPLKKVIIPVRFTPPPSPPPFMRGKMSKFNTPLMQAEDKFRRLREDSTPPTTPTPPPCYTPDLITTVIEPHSTTDAEVVRKNASDITKESNERSHESAKQVVITDTKSTAGNEKNVTNMIMSSAKQQSVSNESSKVVSVQKTSSVSVVKQQKHTTSTQKAVSISSTEAVRADTKQKQITEGKMDTSQKTKVTCQKESVKTETFATIQKVDSSQSQTAGKQIASKTEPELTDTAQTKNTKKDISDKTHRVISSPQLDKKKKTDKSPTKGQEKDQPQQTDNALDGKSGKSQQKVKKPIKQEKQIDTTTKENNKQNVSHVESSMAVKKVEVKVASESQQKLEENKVNASPVPASSNIASITTPSETQTPPKKKKKSKKSRSAVPAVQTKDVCIESKADVAESKKSTQIQESITISQVHTSVQREKIEVKENVSTALRKEQKFIQSQVKEPEKKQEMPVLESSTKESPEESKVVPITIANKAEQNEALKSATGVVKSRQEQLQMLMCHLTELQKETCNIKSVKTLLATVPDWLIGPERKSELEQSVNKGDTTDLLSHVKIIAESYLMKLDDNEAMEKHECELVSEKLASSGASQRISKISIGSSKIETQITTRTEKRKEDVTQCKSLDLRAPSPSLRMRPPSPTFITIESTQRTASPQRVTPSPTPQHRPLTPPTPPPRRSDTPTSRLTRITPSPTFDRAENLARLKDTTAKLSRGVTPPPILTSQITEKKSEIVESPASFHRQIKIESQAMETKTFTTEEKDLTKQIEEMLLSDICSAAGTHLPDPEDEEISELTFASVREKMEFFEEAQKAEMNKTYVRKEPISIPERLGPDMEEECVVEVKEKEQIELPQADLSSLVNKFESQDEKAYADKKEPILLAERLHNDADNTDKNKAEQEMPNFDIQAIKNVFELGEQSFLFKDEKKEQEESVSRLMETATDTSNRKSPHEKKPTAEQSSPLPLRKNQVETVPAEPSGFTETKTFTENFSNVDELGNKVTGTLTSVTQHSESTQQVPFSYADAVKRKAARRTETYDEEATENLLRNFHKTWTESETVFKSLGYTVSSETSQVLSEHTDSSSEVRALHGLPEESLSDGRPDSRQKKVP, encoded by the exons ATGTCTAACTCTGAAGTGACGGTGTCAAGCAGCAGGCAGGTCCTCCCAGGCAGTCAACTAAATCACAACCACGAAAATATG GTCTCTTACAGTGGCAGTACCTTGGCTTCCAGTTATGAAAACCACGAAAATGAGACAG ATGAAGAATTTCCAAGATACACAACCAAAGAGCTGAGAGATCACTTTGAGAAAACAATAGAGGAGGCCGCACCCCACAAACCAGTAAAG ATTACCCGTGATATCAATCGGTCTAAGTGGGCttcaaacatgacacaaaacaacacattgtcCAGTGGAGTGTTTGAAACAACTACAGCAGCATTGGAGGACACTGGAGCAGCAATGATGGATTATGATGATTTTCCACCCCCACCAGCTGAAGACTCCGACTATCTCCCACCCCCACCTCCAGACTTATTGCAAATGCCACCAGAGAATCACGATATGACAGTATGCCATTATGGTCCAGAGCCTGAAGAACCAGTACAACCTTCCAAGTGCCCCATCAGCAGAGAGGCTTACTTCAAACAGAGGAGCAAGAGTGAGCTCAAACGCCTCTACAAGCACATTCATCCCGAGGTTCGGAAAAACATTGAGAAGGAGCGCTTCACTGACatcagtgaaagtgaaactgttCAGGTACAAAACCAAGAGTTCTCCCATGAAGAAGATGGTGAGGAAATTAACCAAGAAGAAGAGGGTGAATGGGAAGAGATTCTGCCAGGTGATGTACAGTCAATGCGCTGGATGTTTGAAAATAAACCCCTGGACACCATCAGGGATGAATCTCCAGATGAGGATGAAGACAACAGAAAGATAAGTCAACAGGAAGTCATTCTTGGAAAAGATGTCAGACGCACTGCTTGGATGTTTGAGAAAAAGCCCATGGATAAAtctgaatataaaaataaagtgaataaatTGGACAAAGGAGATGTGCGAGCTGCAGCATGGTTATTTGAAACAGAGACCATGGACAGCCTAAACAAGAGGCGAAAGGAAGAGGATTTAACAAAAGAAATTGTATTCACCGAGGAGGATGGAGATTCCACTATTTACATGATTGATAACAAGTATATGCAAACCTTAGGGCACACTGAGACAATCGATGAGAGCCACCTACTCATATTAAGGTCAGTATTGGAAGAAATTAATGGAGACATGAAAACTATCACCAGCACGTTTGACACACAGTTCAAGTGTGTCATCATGGGACAAGCCAGTGAGATTTTAGAAATAAAATCTGTACGCAAAATTGAGACAGAAATGGAAAACTCCATTGCCTCGCGATGGCTTTTTGACACCCAGCCACTAGACCTGACCAACACAGAATGCTCTACTTTCAAACTGGTGTGCAGTCTTTCAATGGAGGACAGCAATAAGGGCGACTGGGGAAGGTGgttatttgaaataaaaacgcTCAGTTCTCTCACTGACCGGGAAAGCTCAAAACTagagaagaaagaaataatTGGAGCGGATGTGCGCAAGCATTGCATGGTTTTTGAAACACAGCCTATGGATACTCTGAAAGATGATGCCAATGCTAAACCCCAGACAATTGAAGATATTATTGGTGGTAATGTCAAATCTGCAAGAAACTTTTTTGAAAGCAGCCCCCAAGTAGCTAGAAAAAATTGTGCGGAGGTGGGAAAACTGAAAAAGCGAATACTGAATGAAGAAGAAAAGGGGGATGTGAGACACCAAAAGTGGCGATTTGAGAGCCAGCCTCTAGAGCACATAGGAGAGGTGAGAAAAGAGGTTACTCGCACtgtaaatgttgaaaatgacctGACACAGGAGGATGGAACAAGTTATAGGGCCGATGTACGCAAGAACTGTTGGGTTTTTGAGACGCAGCCAATGGATCGTTTAAAGGATGATTCAAATAGTCGCCCCTTAACAAAAGAGGAAATTATTGCTGGTAATGTGAAATCAGCAAGACATTATTTTGAAACAGGTCCAACAGAGGAGATAAAGGAACTTGCTGAGGttggaaaactgaaaaaatcGGTGCCTCTTGAGGAAGAAAAAGGTGATGTGCGCCATCAGAAATGGAGGTTTGAGAGCCAACCATTGGAACAAAttagagaggaaaagaaagaggtTGTTCGTACAATTGACATGGAGGAAATTGATAAAGTAGATGTGTCaaactacaaaaacatttttgaaagtacTGAAATAAACCAAAGGATTGATGAATCACAAAGGATATTAATTGAAGGGGTCAAATCTGGATCTgtgaaatcaaataaaacattatttgaATCAACTCCTCTTTATGCCATGCAGGACAGCTCGGGACATTTTCATGAGGTAAAAACAGTGCGACGAGAAGAAGTTGTTAAAGGAGATGTAACAACATGCAAATGGATGTTTGAAACACGCCCGATAGACCAATTTGATGAAAGTATCAGTACATACCAAATTATCAAGGGGATTTCCAAGCAAGAAATTGAGTCAGGTGATGTTAAAACTGCAAAATGGCTTTTTGAAACACAGCCACTGGACGCAATCAAATACTTCAGCAATATCGAGGATGAAGAGACAGTTGTATCCATAGAAAAAAATGATGTCATGAAAGGGGATGTGAAGACATGTAAGTGGTTATTTGAGACAAAGCCCATGGATATCCTGTATGAGAGAGCAGACCAAAAAAGTGAATGTGAAACTGTGCCAAGAGGAGACGTAAAAACATGCACATGGCTTTTTGAGACCCAAGCACTTGATACCATCCACGATGAGACAGAGACATTTATGAAAACACGCACTGTGGATCAAGAGGAAATTACAGGGAAAGACGTTAGAACAGcctgttttctatttgagactGAGAATCTTGAAAACCTAACAGGGGAGGAGGCTAACTCCTTTAAACGCATTACCGAGATTGACATTGCATCAGGGGATGTCTCAAGGATGAAATACAtatttgaaaatcaaacatctgaCATAATGACCTCTACCTCAGACGAAGCCAGGCAAAAGTTGAAGAGGGTTCAGACTGAGGATATCCAAAAAGGAAATGTGGTGAACTGCAGGTGGCTTTTTGAAAACCAATCAATAGATATGATACATGACAATGAGGAAGAACACATTAGTAACCGCACAGTTTATGACATACAAGGAGGCAATGTTAATCAGGGTCGCTTTATTTTTGAAACATGCTCCTTGGATAAAATTCATGAAGTTTCAGACAGTGAGACTGAGGAAATTAAAAAGCGAAAAATTGTCTGTGACGAAGAAGAAAAGGGTGATGTGAGAAACTATACCATGATGTTTGAAACTCAGCCTCTTTATGCCATCAAGGACAAGGAAGGCCATTACCATGAGGTCACCACAGTTACAAGTGAAGAGGTCAAAAGTGGGGATGTGGTTGGAACCAGGTGGTTATTTGAAACAAAGCCTTTGGATGCCATAAAGGACACAGATGAAGTGTATATAATAAAGTCTGTCACACAACAAGATGTTCAAAAAGGGGATGTCACATCTGCCAAGTGGAAATTTGAAACACAACCTCTTGATAGGATCAGTGAAGAAAGGAAAGCTTTACTAAGAACAGTGGATGATATTCAAGGTGGAAATGTAAGAATGAATAAACATCGATTTGAGTCTGATAACTCATCAGAGACATCTGTCAAAACAGTTAATGTGAGTGAAATACAAAAAGGTGATGTAAGAACGGCAAAATGGAGATTTGAAACCCAATctattgacaaaataaaaagtatgagTGCAGAAAATCTCattgaaactgttaaaatggaAGATATTGCCAAGGGAGATGTTAAGCAATCTGTGTGGCTCTTTGAGAAAAACCCTCTTGATCATATTAAAGAAGTTGATGAAACTACTGAAACCACTATAATTCATGAAGAAATCCCCAAAGCTGATGTAAGGACTACAACGTGGCTCTTTGAAACTACACCATTTGATGACTTTAATGAGTCAAAagtagaaaagactgaaataatggGTAAAAGCATTAAAGGAACCCTTGCTGAACTTTATAGTCAAAAGATGGTTAGATCCAAAGGAATACTGATTGAAGCCGACGAAATAGGTGATGTTAGGATGGCTAAGTACCAGCTGATGAATCAACAGGCTCCTGAAATTCAACGTGAAGACATCATCAGGGGAGATTTGCAGACAATCATGATGAACCTGTTgaatcaacaacaaaaaagtgagCGCCAAGTGGTGATAGACTCACAGGAGATGGGGAATATTAGTTCAACTGTGCAACAATTATTCAGCCAAGAGAAGCAGACTAGTGTAGAAAAAGAGGAAATTTTACGCGGTGACATTCAAGAAGCAATAAACAACCTTTTCCAAAAGGGTGGATCAGCAAAGCATGGAATACTAATCCAGGAAGATGAAAAGGGAGATGTACAAATGACATTATACTCCCTATTGAATAAACAGGACTCTGCCTCTGTTGAGAAAGAGGATATTGTTAGAGGAGATATAAGAAGTGCTCTCCAAAGATTGTCCAACCCAGATGGCCTAGATGAGTCTGTCAAGATAAAGGTAGATGACATTGAGAAGGGAAATGTCAACTTTTACTCCACATGCATCGAGTCAGGGGCTCTTGACTACCTTAAACAGCTCCATTCAGGCCCTGACGAGACTTCTTCTGACAAAGCGGAAAAAGAGCAGATTATTGGGGGTGATATCAAGGGAACAAAGCGTATCCTCAATCAAAGCCATGTAAATATTGAACGGACTGTAGAGGATGTTATACCTGGAGATGTTCACAATACAGTTAAGGTTTTCATGTCGGAACCAAGCTTCTCAttagaaaaactacaaaaagaagaaatagtCAAAGGTGATTTAAGAGCTGCTTTGAACTCATTGTCTGAGTCAGCACATCAAACCATTGTTGTAGAGAAAGAGGAAGTAGTGAAAGGCAACATACCTAAAACTCTGCGCTGCCTTGAGAGGGCTCAGAGGCGCCAAAAAGAAGTGGAGAAGCCAGACATTGTTCCAGGTAACATTAGAGGAGCTCTAAGATCGCTGGAGAGGTCCACAACCAGCAAAGTTGAAcctgttgttgatgatttggttGCTGGTGATGTCAAGGCCACTCTAAAGTCTCTCGAACGGGCAAAGCAAGCGGTAAAGGAGTTTGAGAAGGAGGAAATAGTAAGAGGTGACATTCATTTGGCAATGCAAAATCTACAAGATGCATCTTCTGAAAAGAGAATCTGCCAACAAGAAATTGATGTGCAGGGAGATGTGAGGGGAACAATTCAACTTTTTATGGAGGCCCCAAGTTCTCCAAGAATGCAGAGGAGAGCAAGCATTGAAGAAGAAATTAAGGGAGATGTCAAAATGTCTATTAAATCTCTATATGAGTCACAGGAAGAGCAGAACCAGATGGAAAAGGAAGAGGTGTTGAAAGGTGACGTCAAAGGCACTATAAAGTCATTGATGGAAAATGCCCAGCGCGAAACACCTAAAGTACAATACCGCAGAGTGCGAGTGAAGCAGAGCCCTCCAGTTAAAAATCTCAGCACTGATGCACAGAGAAATGTACAAAAGATTAAAACTGCTAACACAagtcaaacaacaaaatcagtTTCAGTTGAACATAAAACTATACAGCAAAATCACGGCATTAAAACTGTAAAGACAGAGTTCCGAAATTTGAATTCTTCCTCCAAGGGAATGATCAAATTGGATAAAACCAGAGTAAAAACAGATGTCTACATCTTGCAATCAAAAACACCAGAGCCTGATCTGCCCCTTCCCCCTCCACCCCCGCCCATGGTTGAGGCTGACCTCCTTCCACCTCCACCTTCACCAGCTGTTGAGTCTGACATTGATCACCTGCCTCCTCCGCCACCCCTACTTCCATCCGAACAGGACTTCCTCCCACCTCCCCCATCTCAACAGGAACTGGAGAGCATGCCAGCACCACCTTCCCCAGGAAAAGCCAAGAAGATGTCAGTGAAAAAGGTTAAAGGCCCTATTGTCCATCCAGTCCCAAAACTTGAACCTAAAGTTGAAGTCAGCAAAACACAACAAGTAGCAGTGACTTCGGGAAAAACTGTTGAGACAAGCCaatcatcaacaacaaaaacaattcaCGCTGAAATTCCTCCACTGTCAGAATCACCACAACCATTAAAGAAAGTTATTATTCCTGTAAGATTCACACCACCTCCATCCCCTCCGCCTTTCATGAGAGGTAAGATGAGTAAATTTAACACACCACTAATGCAAGCTGAAGATAAATTTCGCCGGCTACGGGAGGATAGTACACCTCCAACCACACCAACTCCTCCTCCATGTTACACACCTGATTTAATAACAACTGTTATTGAGCCACATTCTACAACTGATGCAGAGGTGGTTAGGAAAAATGCATCAGATATTACAAAGGAAAGTAATGAAAGATCTCACGAATCAGCAAAGCAGGTagtcattacagatacaaaaagCACTGCAGGCaatgagaaaaatgtaacaaacatGATTATGTCTTCTGCAAAACAGCAAAGTGTATCTAATGAGAGTTCGAAGGTTGTGTCTGTTCAGAAGACATCATCAGTTTCTGTTGTTAAGCAACAGAAACACACCACATCAACACAGAAAGCAGTTTCTATTTCCTCAACTGAGGCTGTCAGAGCTGATACAAAACAGAAGCAAATTACAGAGGGAAAGATGGATACTAGCCAAAAAACAAAGGTCACATGTCAGAAAGAATCGGTTAAAACTGAGACTTTTGCAACTATACAGAAGGTTGATTCTAGTCAGTCACAAACAGCTGGAAAACAGATAGCAAGTAAAACAGAACCTGAATTAACAGACACAGCTCAGaccaaaaacactaaaaaagaTATTTCAGATAAAACTCATAGAGTAATTTCTTCCCCTCAACTcgacaagaaaaagaaaactgatAAATCTCCAACTAAAGGCCAAGAGAAGGATCAACCACAACAGACAGATAATGCATTAGATGGAAAATCaggaaaaagtcaacaaaaggtCAAAAAGCCCATCaagcaagaaaaacaaatagatacaacaacaaaagagaATAATAAACAGAATGTCTCTCATGTTGAGAGCAGCATGGCAGTGAAAAAAGTTGAGGTAAAAGTTGCCAGTGAATCTCAACAAAAGCTGGAGGAGAATAAAGTTAACGCCTCTCCAGTTCCAGCCTCTAGCAATATTGCCTCCATAACTACTCCTTCAGAAACTCAAACTCCaccaaagaagaaaaagaagtcCAAAAAGTCCAGAAGTGCAGTGCCGGCAGTTCAGACTAAAGATGTTTGCATTGAATCAAAAGCGGACGTTGCAGAGAGCAAAAAATCTACACAAATTCAGGAAAGTATAACCATTTCTCAGGTTCACACAAGTGTACAACGAGAAAAAATTGAAGTAAAGGAAAACGTTTCCACTGCATTAAGGAAAGAGCAAAAATTTATCCAAAGTCAAGTTAAAGAACctgaaaagaaacaagaaatgcCAGTTTTGGAGTCGAGCACAAAGGAATCCCCAGAAGAGAGCAAAGTTGTCCCAATTACTATTGCAAACAAGGCTGAACAAAATGAAGCACTGAAGTCTGCAACAGGAGTGGTGAAATCACGGCAGGAGCAGcttcaaatgttaatgtgtcATCTAACAGAGCTGCAAAAAGAAACGTGTAACATCAAATCTGTGAAAACTTTACTTGCTACagtccctgattggctcattGGCCCTGAAAGAAAATCTGAACTGGAGCAATCTGTGAATAAAGGTGATACTACAGATTTACTTTctcatgtaaaaataatagCTGAGAGTTATCTTATGAAACTGGATGATAATGAGGCAATGGAAAAGCATGAATGTGAGCTGGTTTCTGAAAaacttgcctcaagtggagcaTCACAGAGAATATCTAAAATTAGTATAGGCTCCTCTAAAATTGAAACCCAAATAACAACTAGGactgagaaaagaaaagaggatGTAACTCAATGTAAATCTTTGGACCTTCGAGCACCCTCACCATCACTGAGAATGCGGCCACCATCACCAACATTTATTACTATAGAATCAACACAGAGaactgcctctccacagagagTCACCCCTTCTCCAACTCCACAGCACAGGCCACTCACACCTCCAACACCACCTCCACGCAGGTCTGACACTCCAACATCTCGTCTAACAAGAATCACACCTTCTCCCACCTTTGACAGAGCGGAAAATCTTGCCAGACTAAAAGACACAACAGCCAAGCTCTCGCGTGGCGTAACCCCGCCACCAATATTAACATCCCAAATAACAGAAAAGAAATCTGAGATTGTAGAATCCCCTGCATCTTTTCATCGGCAAATCAAAATTGAGAGTCAGGCTATGGAAACTAAAACATTCACAACTGAGGAAAaagatttaacaaaacaaattgaGGAAATGCTTTTGAGTGATATCTGTAGTGCAGCTGGCACTCACCTACCTGACCCAGAAGATGAGGAGATCTCTGAGTTGACCTTTGCGTCGGTTCGAGAAAAGATGGAGTTTTTTGAAGAGGCTCAAAAGGCAGAAATGAATAAAACCTATGTGCGTAAAGAGCCAATTTCTATTCCTGAGCGTTTAGGGCCTGATATGGAAGAGGAGTGTGTGGTCGAGgttaaagaaaaagaacaaattgAGCTTCCCCAGGCGGACCTTTCAAGTCTTGTAAACAAATTTGAATCCCAGGATGAGAAAGCATATGCAGATAAAAAAGAGCCTATTCTTCTTGCTGAGAGGCTTCACAATGATGCTGAtaacactgacaaaaacaagGCAGAACAGGAAATGCCAAATTTTGACATTCAggctattaaaaatgtttttgaactGGGTGAGCAAAGTTTCTTATTCAAAGATGAGaaaaaggagcaggaggagtctGTGTCAAGGCTGATGGAAACCGCAACAGACACTTCAAACAGGAAAAGCCCTCACGAAAAAAAGCCAACCGCAGAACAGAGCAGCCCCCTACCTCTTCGAAAGAATCAAGTGGAAACTGTGCCAGCTGAGCCATCGGGATTTactgaaactaaaacatttacagAAAATTTCTCAAATGTGGATGAACTTGGTAACAAGGTCACTGGAACACTGACATCTGTCACACAGCACTCAGAGAGTACCCAGCAGGTGCCTTTCTCCTATGCTGATGCAGTTAAACGAAAGGCGGCGAGGCGAACAGAAACATATGATGAGGAAGCCACTGAGAACCTGCTGAGAAATTTCCACAAAACatggacagagagtgagacagttTTCAAGAGTCTTGGCTACACCGTTTCTTCTGAGACCTCACAAGTTCTGTCGGAACATACTG ACTCGAGTTCCGAAGTCAGAGCTTTGCACGGTTTGCCGGAGGAGAGCTTATCCGATGGACGCCCTGATAGTAGACAAAAAAAAGTACCATAA